A genomic window from Camelina sativa cultivar DH55 chromosome 2, Cs, whole genome shotgun sequence includes:
- the LOC104725224 gene encoding uncharacterized protein LOC104725224, giving the protein MKRFHPSRSISVALFLVLLAFFSSKFHTEGLRDLRDLQISKEVKEKSLGGSLRKIPRSRYSPIQNKRGPSRKHQITSREP; this is encoded by the exons ATGAAGAGATTTCATCCATCAAGATCGATCTCAGTAGCTCTGTTTCTGGTTTTGTTAGCTTTCTTCAGTAGCAAGTTTCACACAGAGGGACTCAGAGATTTGAGAGATTTGCAGATAAGCAAGGAGGTGAAGGAGAAGTCTCTTGGAGGTAGCTTACGAAAAATCCCAAGGAGTCGATACAGCCCAATACAAAACAA GAGAGGTCCAAGTAGGAAACATCAGATCACATCAAGAGAACCATAG